CATCGCGGCGGGGCTGTTCATCGCCGCCGTGCACCAGATGGGGCTGGCGACGCTCACCCACACGCCGTCGCCGATGGGCTTCCTTTCCGAGCTGCTGCAGCGTCCGGCGAACGAGAAGCCCTTTCTGCTGATGCCCGTGGGCTATCCCGCCGCCGACGCGCGCGTGCCGGACCTGTCGCGCAAGCCGCTGGACGAGATTTCCACCTGGTTCGAGTAGCGCCGGGAGCGGTGGACGAAAACGGCGCGGGGCCGGACCCAGGGTGAGGTCCGGCCCCGCATTTCGTTGCGCCGTCAGCAGATCAGTCGCGGGCCTTGTCGCGCTTCGACAGCTTGCCGATCTCGATGTGCACGGCCGTGATGTCGCCCGCCAGCTCCGACATTTCTTCGGTGATGTCCAGAATGGCGCGCACACCGTCGCCCCACACCTGGCCCACGTAGCAATCGCCGGCCTTGAAGAGCACCCGCTGCGCTTCTTCGAGCATGTCGACGGCTTCCCAGATGATTTCGCGGGCCTTTTCCAGGTGCTCCGGCGCGGTGAGGTCTTCGCTCATTATGACGTGGGGCAGGTTCGAAAGCGGGGGTGCCCGTCTGTGGAGCTATACGATAGCACGGTGGAACGCGGCGCGCGACTCCCGTCCACAAAGACGGCGAAAGGGACGCGGCGGCGGCCTCGTCCCTCTCCCTCGTGATCACCGGAAGCGACGGCTCACGCCATCATCTTGCGGACCTCTTCCGTCATCCGCGGAAGGATCTCGTTCAGGTCGCCGACGATGCCGTAGTCGGCAACCTTGAAGATGGGCGCCTCGGGGTCCTTGTTGATGGCCACGATGTAGCGCGACGTGCGCATTCCCGCCAGGTGCTGCACGGCCCCGCTGATGCCCACGGCGAAGTACAGCGTGGGCGACACCGTCTTGCCCGTCTGCCCCACCTGCTCGGCGTGCGGGCGCCAGCCGGCGTCCACCACCGCGCGCGACGCGCCGACGGCGCACTTGCCCCCGAACGCCGCGGCCAGGTCGTCGAGCAGCTTGAAGTTCTCGGGCGAGCCCAGCCCGCGGCCGCCGGAAACGATGATGGGCGCCTCGCCCACGTCCAGCTTCTCCGCCGCACCCGCCTTGATCTCGCGGACGATGGCGCCGAAGTCGGCCGTGTTGATGGAAACGTCCAGCGCCTGCACCTCGCCCGCCCTGGCGTTGTCCGTGGGCAGGAACACGTTGGGGCGCAGAGACAGCACGGCGGGCTTGCCCGTGCACGCCACCTGTGCGTTCAGCTTGCCGGCGTACTCGGGGCGGGTGGCCACGATGTCGCCGCCCTGCACGTCGAGCGCGGTGCAGTCGCTGGCGTAGCCCACGCCCAGGCGGGCGGCCACGCGCGGCGCCAGGTCCTTGCCCATGGACGTGGCCGGGAAGAGCGCGGCGTCGCAGCCGTGCTGCTGGATGAAGTTCACGATGACGGTG
The genomic region above belongs to Longimicrobium sp. and contains:
- a CDS encoding electron transfer flavoprotein subunit alpha/FixB family protein, which produces MPGIFAFAETRDGEIRKVSQEVVTAARKLADALGSDVHAVVLGGSGIGGAAAELGRVGADKVFVGEAEAFGTYSAEGYTTVIVNFIQQHGCDAALFPATSMGKDLAPRVAARLGVGYASDCTALDVQGGDIVATRPEYAGKLNAQVACTGKPAVLSLRPNVFLPTDNARAGEVQALDVSINTADFGAIVREIKAGAAEKLDVGEAPIIVSGGRGLGSPENFKLLDDLAAAFGGKCAVGASRAVVDAGWRPHAEQVGQTGKTVSPTLYFAVGISGAVQHLAGMRTSRYIVAINKDPEAPIFKVADYGIVGDLNEILPRMTEEVRKMMA